GAGtaaaagattgtcttttttttaatctggcagggttttttttttttttattgttagtgttttgagttattaaatgaataaccatatgcttttttttccccctttgagcTGATTAACATACTGAATCAGACTGGTAGATTTTtagatattgaaccatctttgcatgaCAGCGATAACCTCCGACTTATcatgttttttttggtttgtttgttttggtcttttattcttatttttttcttatggtaaaatatacataatataaaatttcccatttgagctatttttaagtgtacagttccatGGCATTAAACTAATTTGTGTTGTGCAATCACTAGTACCCACgtgatatattattttttaatacaccATTGGACTTGCTTGGCTAGGATTTTGCATCTAAGATCATAAGTAAAGGAAAGTAAACCCATCATTTGACTTTCTTGAAGTCTTGCTAGCTCAATTTTGGAATCAAGATTCCACCTGCCTCCTAAACAGGCTAGCAGCTCTcactcttttttctgtttgctggAATGACTTGTGTAAGATGGGACATAACTATTTCTCCTAAGTGGGGTAGGAATCACCTATAAATCCATCACGGCCTGGGGCTTACTGGGGAGATCTTCGAGGACCATTTCAACAtaattcatttgtaatttttgctttgttcCTGACCTGCCCACCACCTCTCCTTACCTCTGGTCGACTTCCTTCTGTAGTTCACGGTTCCGTTCTTCCAGCTGCTGCTGAAGCCGCTTTCTCTGCTGCTCTGGGGGCAAGTGGCTGAAATCCTCAGTCACCACTGTCTGCAAGGTGGAAGAGGACTGAGTTTGGGATCACAGAGTCTGAGCTTCCAGGCTCTAAGACACTCCTAAGACACTCCAAGTCCACCTTCCTTCCCACCCAAGGTTCTTGGGGGGCAAGGCCATGCACAGAGCAAAGCAGGTCCAGGTGGGGCAATGGGAGGAGGGGGCCCAGCCAGCGGCAGGAAGCGAGCCCAGGGTCCCGCCACCCGGCGGCTGGGCGGGCTGGggccgccccctcctcccccccagaGGCCTCACTTACCCCACGGCTGCCTCGAAGGCTGCGGAAGGATGCTAGCCGGGGTTTGACCGACTTACTGATCTCACTCAGTATGGCCAAGGGGTCGAGGCCGGAGCGGGGGGACGGGGGTCCATTAGGTAATGCTGATGGCAGGGGGCCCCccaggggggagaggggtggggggcgTGGCTACCGGCGGGGGCCAGGAAGGGCACAGGTCAGGAAGTGGGGGAAGATGTAGTGAACAAGGACGGATGAACGGACGAATGGTGGACGcaataaagaaaaaggacaaaaaaaccaaatggagaaaagacaaaaaaaaaaaaaaaagtaagaaaaccaCAACTCAAGATGCACaatcacacacagaaaatacaTGCAAAGAGCAACACAAAAATCTGGGTGGTGGCAGGAGTGCATTAGATTGTGAGCCAGAAGtccagacccctccctccccacggATCTCCCACGTCCCTTGCATCCTATACCTGGTACTTAAAACAGGGGGCTTGGGGGCGCAGGGAGGCCCATGTTTCTGCTCCCCCCTGGCTTTCTGGGCTCACAGTCTagaaggtggagggagaggcatGCAGGAGTCAAGGTCTCAGACAAATATGGGGCCATCAAGGTCAAGGACAAGCTCAGAGAAGAGTCAAAGGCATGAAATACCAGAAGGGTCACAGCTGGGGTTTAAGCTGGGGGATTTCATCTATAAACTGAAAAGAGGTATCAAAGTATATGTCACAAGGGATCAAAAGTATAAAACAGGAGTCAAAGGTATAAACAAAGTGGGGAGGAGAGTAGTTCAAAGGTATAAGCCAGGGGTGTTCAGGTATGTGACTGACGTTGAAAGCCAAAAATCCCAGGAAAAAACAGCCTGAGGTTGGGGGGCCCAGAGACCCATCGGAGGATTGGAGAGACTCAGGGCAGGCCCTGGGACTGGTGACCCAAGCCCTCACCCAGCCCCAAATCCCACAGGCAGGCCTTCGCCCAGCATCCTGAGAAGCAGCAGACAGACGCCACAGGCCCCCCTCCTCGCCACCCACCCCTCAGCCTCGGGGGACTCCCAGGCCAATCGCCCGGccgccttccttccctccagcctgGGCCAGCAGCCAAGAGGAAAATTCCTGCCCGGGACTCAGCGTTCCGGCAGCTGGGGCTGACTCAGTGGGGGCCCCTGCTGTCCCCACTCACGTTCATCCCCTCCACCCCAAGGGCCCCGGCTCCCACCTTGTTCTTCTTGCCGAAGGGCCAGCGCTTAGCACGGCTGCGGCCCGGGCCTCGGAGCTCGGGCCGCCCATCTGAGGGGGTGCCCAGGCTGCTATCTGAGGGCGCTCGGTTCATGGGCTGGCTGAAGTCTTCAAATTCCACGTCGCCAGGGCGGGCGAAGCCAGATTTGTGCAGTTCAATGAGGACCTGGGAGTCctgtgggagtgggtgggagagggcagtCAGGGGCAAGACTGGGTGTCCAGCCTTccggctcctcctccttctgcccaCCAAGCGGTCCACTTGCCCGGGACCAGGCACCTACATTCTTGGCATCCACAGCGTCTGCAGCTACCTTCATGCCCTCCAAACACTTGGCAATGATGGGCACCACCTGCAGCTCAGCCTCTGACAGGAGCCCGTACCCAGCCCCCAGGTGGGTGGCCCGGCGCTCATCCATGTCCTGAAGCTTCTATAGGGACAGGGGCGGGGGAGTTCTCAGGGGTGCTGGTGGGGGTGCGGTGGCAGAGTGATTCACTCCACAAGCATGATGGAGAGCCactctggcccccagccccagccccaagcccAGGCTGGCGGGGAAAACACAGAGATTTCTGGGTCAATGTCATACAGGGCCATTTCAGGGGGGACTTTGAGGACCTCCCCTTCTTGCCCAGGGAGGCTTCTTAAAGGAGGTGAAAATGGAGTCAGGGATTGGAAGAAAAAGCAGACCCCGCACAGATACTGCCAGTCCCAGGCTTGGGACAGAAGCTGAAACAGAAGTGGGGAAATTCAAGACCTTTGAAGAGGGGTTGTTAGAGCTGAGGTCTGAAAGAGAGGACAGgagtttcaaaagaaaagaaagaccccTCTGGCAAAAAGAACAGCTTGAGTAAAAGTAGAGCTCACCGTGattatttgtttctaatttcctttcAATTCAGAGATTAGGGCATTATAGCTGGGGTTTTTAACAAATGTGTAGGAGTTCGTTAACTGTGTGTCGTCAGGCTGGAGGTTTGAAGCACTCACATCAAATATCTGGGGCATCTGGGAAAAGTAGAAGTGAGCCTGGTCTCGGTTGAACCGCTGCAGTTGGGCTGCGTActcatttttgctttcttctgccATGTGACTCCGAAGGTGGGCTTGCTGCTTGGCCTGAGGAATATGGAGGCGGGGGTCACTGCCAGGTCTTGGCCCTGCCCAACCCTGACCCCCAAGCCTGTCTCAGACCACACCAGCACCTTCTCCACATCAGCCTTGGTGGCGTTGATATCCTGGTCCAGCCGCTCGGCGGTCTGGGCTGCCTTCTCGGCCTCCCGGCAGTCCCGCTCAAACTTCCGCTTACTCTGTGTTGGGGACAGAACCAGCATGAAGGAGCCGCCAACCAAGGTTTCAGGGACTGGCGGGACATCACCCAgcaagtgggggtgggggcaacaGGCAGGTTGGAAACCCACAGAGGAGGAGGGGTCTGGGCCAGACAAAGAGGGTATCTCAGTGGATCAGCAACCCTCAGCCCGCTCCTCAGGACCAGAGCCACCCTTCTCCACACCCACAAACTCACATTCTCCAGCTGTTTGAAGCCACCTTCCAGCTGCTGCTGGGCCCGACGGCCTTCTTGGAAGTGCTGTGGAAAGAGGACAGATAAGGTTCACCCCAGTTGCAGGGGCCCTCGGGAAGTCCCAGGGAGGGGATCACCCAccatctttctctcctgcttcatcTCCTGTGAGTACTTGGCCAGCTCGAGACACACACGGACACTGAGGTTCTCAGCCACCAGCTCCCGCTGACCAGCAAAATCATTCACCTCCTGGAGAATCTGCACGAAGGACTGTTGTTGGCTGaacctttggggtggggggagtggaggaggCACGGGCTGAGGGTCAGGGTCCCTGGAGCCAGATGCCCCAGGACCCACCTCCATTTGAGAAAGGGTAAGCCCCAAGACATTGACCCCAGAAGCAATGATACATTCTGGTCCACCATCCTTATTGCCAACCTTTGAGTGAGACACAGAACTCAGAATTTTGGGGGTTTTAAAAAGCGAATAAGATGCTTATACCATCTTTTATGCATCACCCTAGTGGTGTCAGCGGCAGCATTTTGTAACCAAACACTCTAAGTATTTTTGCAGTGGGAAGTATTGACATTCACGCTCAGtaggataaaaaagcaagactgTAACTGTAATTAATTAACATTAAGTCAGTTCGGGCCTCCAAACAAGTTACCAGAAAAACTTAATTTCTAGAGCTTTTTGAATGCTGGAACCGGGGGCCTAGAATAAAGTGAAATGGGCTGGGCATTGTTGTAACACATCTTATGCTTCGCATGAGCCCCTACAAGgccgtcatcatcatcatcattcctgattcacaggtgaggaaaacagaggcacaaaaaCTCcgtcacttgcccagggtcactcatTGAGTAACTGCTGGAGCCTCTCCCATTTAATAGGGGAGGAAAATGGAGGCGGAGAGCTTGAGTAAACTGGATAAAGCAGTCGGGCTAGAAAGTAGTGGATTTAAAGCTCCAACCCAAGTAATACGGTTCCTGCATCCAAGCTCAGATCTCTAGGTGGACTTGAGGTGAGAGGTGGGGGACCGGTTTGGGTTTGGGTGGTCCAGCttgagggagaggaagtgggtcCAACACCCTCTACCCTCCCAAATTTAGCCCTGCAGCCCCTTCATTCTTACTTGGATTCAGGGTCATCTTTGGTAGGTCTCTTGGGCAGATATTTTTTCACCAAGCTCCtacagagagaggcaggaaggctgagcccccagccctccaACCGCTCCCCCTAACCCAAGGGCGCGTCCACCCTAGGGTCTCACCGCAACTGCTTTGCATAAGCCTGCTCCACCTCGGTCCGCTCTTTCACGAACTTCACGTATCTGTCCAACAGGTCCAGTCCCCATTGCGTGTGCCGCTCAAGCACCTCAAACTGATCCTAGCGGGGGATTGAGAGGACTAGGGTCAAGATCCTGCGACCCCACAGCCCGCCGACCAGGCGCAGGGGAGCCTCAAGGCTCCGAGCTCCAAGAAGGAGTGGcttcccggccccgccccggagCGGCGCGGGGGGAGGCAGGAAACCGGCGGGaaccccctccccttcccgggAAGGACCAGGGAACAGGGGCGGGGCCCCAGCCGGACTACAGGGTCCCCTCTCCCGACGGCCAAGAGGGGTGTGGAATGGGGCAAGGCCACACCCCCTGCCTCAGCTCCCCTAATCCCCCCCAGATTCTGGAAAATCCGGCCGGCCCGGCGTGAGTCAGGGCCAGAGGGGCAGGGTTCCCCGAAGCTTGGGGGGCCCCAGAATGGCCAGAGGGCAGGCACCAGGTTCCCCCGGTCGCCATGCTTCCCTGGATCCCCTGAGGGGGCATTCAGATCCGCTCATTGACTCCACTGCACCTCCAAAAGAAATcccagagttggggtggggggcgatCTAGTTACCCCGGGGCACCCAGGAACCCAGGAGTGTCACCGCCCCCCAGAAAGAGGAGGAATTAGAGGTCCCGGTTTGGATAGGTGAATTCCTGGGGCTTCCACAGCAGAGGTTAAAGGCGGCCTGGTGGcggcccctcccagggcctggggcggATGGCGGGAGGGGGCTGAGGCCGAGccccgcagccccctcccccctaCAGCGTCCCCAAGCCCCTAATTGTTGATTAGAGGCGACGAAAGGGAGGTCAGGACTTCCAGGTCCCACGTGGGTTTGAAAGTAGCCAGAGggtcccctcccccgccccagccgGACAGGCGGACGGCGGGCAGGGACCCAGGGGCCGTAAGATAAGCCGCCGGCCCAGACCAGGGTGCTCAAAATAGGTGACCTCTCCCGGCCGCCCCGGCCTGATCCCAGGGCTTCTTCTGCCCTCCTCACTCTGAACCCCTTACCTCAGTTTCCCTACTCCACTCCTGCAAGGTCGCCCTCCGCTCCCAGGCGTCCCGAAACGCCCTGGGAAACTCCGAATGGGGGCGGAGAGCGGGGATTCCGGGGATcggtggaagagaaagagaagagcccCCGCTAGGGTACTGCAGGGGCAAAGTGGGGGTCTAGactccaggaagagaaaaacttGGAGCCAGGCCAATCGGACTCACCCACAGTTCGGTGCCCCAATCCATGCTGCTCCCGCCGATGCAGACGTCGCCGCACCCGgtccccgccgcccgccgccctccGAGGGGAGACTCAGCCCAGGGCGGTGAGCCGGGCCCCGCCCCGCTCAGGCCCCGCCCACTCCAGTCTCAGTCACGCCCCATAGACTCTGCCACGCCCCCGCCCGCGCGGAGTCACTGCACAGCCCCCTGAAGGTGGGGCCCCCAAAGAGGCGGGGCTCAACGGACGCCCCGCCCCCTCTTAAAGAAACGTCGCCACCCGACGCCGCTGGACAGACTCCTTAAAGGACCCCCACCCATTTTCCAAATCCCCTGAAACCCTcttgtcctccccacccctgctccgcCCCggactgtttttcctttcctctttcctatcAACTATTCCTTAAAGTGCCAAGACAATAAAATCCCAACTCAAGAGGTCCTTCCCCCACCCCGTCGCAGGGAGAACCTGAGGTCACCCGGCTCTTGCGGGCCGGCCCGGCTCCAGACGTCTACGGTCGTCCCACTAATGGTCTGGTCCCTCCGGCCACAGGGCGGATGGGAGGACTTCGATCCTGCCCAGGACGCGCCTCCGCCAAGGCTGGGTCCATTAGTGCCCCCACCGCATCCTGCTTCCCTCCCTAAAGTCTGCTCTGGGAAACTGAGGACAGGCCGTCCTTGGGGCGCCGGGCCCAGGCCTTTCCCCGGCTTCCGTCCAGTTCGTGCTTGCACCTGCCCATTTTCCAGTTGCATCCATTAAGGCCAAATCAGGTTTAATTGTCTGCACCGACCCTGGGATTCCGACTCCGACCCCAACgacccccgcccctcctcccacacTCGAGCCCTGGTGTTTTGGAAGTCTGTCACCTCCCTCATAAAAGTCTGTTCACACCTTGTTAATCCCTTTGAGGCACTGGGATGAAAGGGGAGAGATCCCGGCAGCAACTGCCTTCATCTTCTCCCGCCTTTGGTTCTTCTCTTTGGCTACTGAGGTGACAGTtgccctgctggggctgggggttccGGGCCCCATGGGGACAAGTTAGGCACCGAGGCTCCGGTCTCCCAGTACAAAGACCGGGGAGCCCAGGAAGATAGCTCCAGGAGCCCACACTGGGACCGATGGCTCTGCGGGGACCTGGCCCCACCTGCTGGTGGCTTCTGAGTTAGAACACCTCAAATTGCAGAGTAGACTTGTGCTCCAGAGGTTGAAGGATCAGAATAGTCAGGAGCTCAGCCCGGGGTCTGGGATTCGGTAGTTCAGCCTGGGGGTAGGGTCTCAGATCTAACTGAAattgggatttatcccaggaggGGATCACAGTTAGGATGGGGTTTGACTGAGATCGGAGGCTTAGCAGAGGGGTCAGCCACCCAGT
The genomic region above belongs to Camelus ferus isolate YT-003-E chromosome 22, BCGSAC_Cfer_1.0, whole genome shotgun sequence and contains:
- the TRIP10 gene encoding cdc42-interacting protein 4 isoform X2, translating into MDWGTELWDQFEVLERHTQWGLDLLDRYVKFVKERTEVEQAYAKQLRSLVKKYLPKRPTKDDPESKFSQQQSFVQILQEVNDFAGQRELVAENLSVRVCLELAKYSQEMKQERKMHFQEGRRAQQQLEGGFKQLENSKRKFERDCREAEKAAQTAERLDQDINATKADVEKAKQQAHLRSHMAEESKNEYAAQLQRFNRDQAHFYFSQMPQIFDDSQVLIELHKSGFARPGDVEFEDFSQPMNRAPSDSSLGTPSDGRPELRGPGRSRAKRWPFGKKNKPRPPPLSPLGGPLPSALPNGPPSPRSGLDPLAILSEISKSVKPRLASFRSLRGSRGTVVTEDFSHLPPEQQRKRLQQQLEERNRELQKEVDQREALKKMKDVYEKTPQMGDPASLEPRITETLNNIERLKLEVQKYETWLAEAESRVLSNRGDTLGRHARPPDPPASAPPDSSSSSSNSGSQRNKESSEEPPSEEGQDAPIYTEFDEDFEEEPASPIGHCVAIYHFEGSSEGTISMAEGEDLSLMEEDKGDGWTRVRRKQGDEGYVPTSYLRVTLN
- the TRIP10 gene encoding cdc42-interacting protein 4 isoform X3, coding for MDWGTELWDQFEVLERHTQWGLDLLDRYVKFVKERTEVEQAYAKQLRSLVKKYLPKRPTKDDPESKFSQQQSFVQILQEVNDFAGQRELVAENLSVRVCLELAKYSQEMKQERKMHFQEGRRAQQQLEGGFKQLENSKRKFERDCREAEKAAQTAERLDQDINATKADVEKAKQQAHLRSHMAEESKNEYAAQLQRFNRDQAHFYFSQMPQIFDKLQDMDERRATHLGAGYGLLSEAELQVVPIIAKCLEGMKVAADAVDAKNDSQVLIELHKSGFARPGDVEFEDFSQPMNRAPSDSSLGTPSDGRPELRGPGRSRAKRWPFGKKNKTVVTEDFSHLPPEQQRKRLQQQLEERNRELQKEVDQREALKKMKDVYEKTPQMGDPASLEPRITETLNNIERLKLEVQKYETWLAEAESRVLSNRGDTLGRHARPPDPPASAPPDSSSSSSNSGSQRNKESSEEPPSEEGQDAPIYTEFDEDFEEEPASPIGHCVAIYHFEGSSEGTISMAEGEDLSLMEEDKGDGWTRVRRKQGDEGYVPTSYLRVTLN
- the TRIP10 gene encoding cdc42-interacting protein 4 isoform X1, whose product is MDWGTELWDQFEVLERHTQWGLDLLDRYVKFVKERTEVEQAYAKQLRSLVKKYLPKRPTKDDPESKFSQQQSFVQILQEVNDFAGQRELVAENLSVRVCLELAKYSQEMKQERKMHFQEGRRAQQQLEGGFKQLENSKRKFERDCREAEKAAQTAERLDQDINATKADVEKAKQQAHLRSHMAEESKNEYAAQLQRFNRDQAHFYFSQMPQIFDKLQDMDERRATHLGAGYGLLSEAELQVVPIIAKCLEGMKVAADAVDAKNDSQVLIELHKSGFARPGDVEFEDFSQPMNRAPSDSSLGTPSDGRPELRGPGRSRAKRWPFGKKNKPRPPPLSPLGGPLPSALPNGPPSPRSGLDPLAILSEISKSVKPRLASFRSLRGSRGTVVTEDFSHLPPEQQRKRLQQQLEERNRELQKEVDQREALKKMKDVYEKTPQMGDPASLEPRITETLNNIERLKLEVQKYETWLAEAESRVLSNRGDTLGRHARPPDPPASAPPDSSSSSSNSGSQRNKESSEEPPSEEGQDAPIYTEFDEDFEEEPASPIGHCVAIYHFEGSSEGTISMAEGEDLSLMEEDKGDGWTRVRRKQGDEGYVPTSYLRVTLN